The following proteins are encoded in a genomic region of Aminivibrio pyruvatiphilus:
- a CDS encoding DivIVA domain-containing protein produces MPDLLTARDIESKYFSRAMRGYAVSEVDEFLDRVAEDIQEYSLRCAELERRIDRLEEQIREYENLKETLQGTLLMAQKSAEAKEEAASRQAETLISEARLKAEQVVLDASAAKDRERRELQRLRQMKQEFKAEFRALLSRFAALSDGEEESFAEEEESAR; encoded by the coding sequence GTGCCTGATCTTTTGACCGCCCGGGACATCGAAAGCAAGTATTTTTCCAGGGCAATGCGGGGCTACGCGGTCAGCGAGGTGGACGAATTCCTCGACCGGGTGGCGGAAGATATCCAGGAATACTCCCTCCGGTGCGCGGAGCTCGAGCGCCGCATCGACAGGCTTGAAGAACAGATCCGGGAATACGAGAACCTCAAGGAGACCCTCCAGGGAACGCTTCTCATGGCCCAGAAAAGCGCGGAGGCCAAGGAAGAGGCTGCGAGCAGGCAGGCGGAAACCCTGATCAGCGAGGCACGGCTGAAGGCCGAGCAGGTCGTTCTTGACGCCTCGGCGGCGAAGGACAGGGAACGGAGGGAACTCCAGCGTCTCCGGCAGATGAAGCAGGAGTTCAAGGCGGAATTCAGGGCCCTGCTCTCACGGTTCGCCGCCCTCTCCGACGGCGAGGAAGAATCCTTCGCCGAGGAGGAAGAGTCAGCGAGGTGA
- the folE2 gene encoding GTP cyclohydrolase FolE2 → MRDVQSERDSRRIPIDRVGVGGVSYPIVVLDQKENIQHTVASVSMSVSLPHEYRGTHMSRFIEVLHEFQGKVTLPHMEQIAEDLRTVLSAECAEIVFSFPYFISRNAPVSGLSSFTRYDVSFTAVKGEDFFDLVTSVTVPVQTLCPCSREISEAGAHNQRAFVTIAARMNGLVWIEELVDIAERNASAPVYTLLKREDEKFVTEQAYNTPRFVEDVLRDVAVDLEAEDRITWYSIRVASSESIHNHDAFASLERDKEGKGKKREERK, encoded by the coding sequence ATGCGTGACGTGCAGAGCGAACGGGACTCCCGCCGGATTCCCATCGACAGGGTGGGGGTCGGCGGCGTGTCATACCCCATCGTGGTCCTGGACCAGAAAGAGAACATCCAGCACACCGTGGCTTCCGTCTCCATGTCCGTCTCTCTTCCCCACGAATACCGGGGCACCCACATGAGCCGGTTCATCGAGGTGCTCCACGAGTTCCAGGGGAAGGTGACCCTGCCTCACATGGAGCAGATTGCCGAGGATCTCCGGACGGTCCTTTCCGCCGAGTGCGCGGAGATCGTCTTTTCCTTCCCCTATTTCATATCGAGAAATGCCCCCGTCTCGGGGCTGAGCAGCTTCACCAGGTACGACGTTTCCTTTACGGCCGTCAAGGGAGAGGACTTCTTCGACCTGGTGACCTCAGTCACCGTCCCGGTCCAGACCCTGTGCCCCTGCTCCCGGGAGATCTCCGAGGCCGGGGCCCACAACCAGCGGGCCTTCGTGACCATCGCCGCCCGGATGAACGGGCTCGTGTGGATCGAAGAACTGGTTGACATTGCCGAGAGAAATGCGTCCGCTCCGGTGTATACTTTATTGAAGCGGGAGGACGAAAAATTCGTCACGGAACAGGCCTACAACACCCCCCGCTTCGTGGAGGACGTTCTGCGGGACGTGGCGGTGGACCTGGAGGCCGAGGACAGGATCACCTGGTACAGCATCCGGGTCGCCAGCAGCGAAAGCATACACAATCACGACGCCTTCGCGTCCCTTGAAAGGGACAAGGAAGGAAAGGGGAAAAAACGGGAGGAACGGAAATGA
- the hypE gene encoding hydrogenase expression/formation protein HypE yields the protein MKDTTVTLGHGSGGRQSAELVSQLLDSFRKRNIGPELEDAALLPGGYAMTLDGFTVSPRRFPGGDIGHLCVCGCANDLAVRGASPDFLGISLVLEEGLSSEEAASYMESAASTCARLGMTLAAGDTKVVPSGAVDGMIITGCAFGRIRTARTLSMTGIHEGDTLLVTTSIGRHGAAIASARFDLPVEGLLSDCAPLWPALSPLLHLEGLRCMRDCTRGGLGTVLCEWAEATGLHFSLDEDAIPVGFQVQSLCDVLGFDPLYMACEGCAALAVAPSDADEALRILRQSPLCADAAVIGRVSSAEPKGMVSMKTSIGGERLVDMPWGEILPRIC from the coding sequence ATGAAGGACACAACAGTCACCCTGGGACACGGAAGCGGCGGGCGGCAGAGCGCAGAGCTCGTCTCGCAGCTGCTCGACTCCTTCAGGAAGCGGAATATCGGCCCCGAACTGGAAGACGCCGCCCTTCTTCCCGGAGGCTACGCCATGACGTTGGACGGCTTCACCGTGTCGCCCCGGAGATTCCCGGGCGGCGACATCGGGCACCTGTGCGTCTGCGGCTGCGCCAACGATCTGGCCGTCCGTGGCGCGAGCCCGGATTTCCTCGGCATCAGTCTTGTCCTCGAGGAGGGACTTTCTTCCGAAGAGGCTGCTTCGTACATGGAGAGCGCCGCTTCTACCTGCGCTCGTCTAGGCATGACCCTCGCCGCAGGAGACACAAAGGTGGTTCCCTCGGGGGCGGTGGACGGAATGATCATCACGGGCTGCGCCTTCGGCAGGATCCGGACGGCCCGGACCCTATCCATGACCGGTATTCATGAAGGGGACACCCTTCTCGTCACCACGTCCATCGGACGGCACGGAGCGGCCATAGCGTCCGCCCGGTTCGACCTCCCCGTGGAGGGGTTGCTGAGCGACTGCGCCCCCCTGTGGCCGGCCCTGAGTCCCCTTCTGCACCTCGAAGGGCTGCGCTGCATGAGGGACTGCACCAGAGGCGGGCTGGGCACTGTTCTCTGCGAGTGGGCGGAGGCCACGGGACTCCATTTCTCCCTCGACGAAGACGCCATCCCGGTGGGTTTCCAGGTACAATCCCTCTGCGACGTTCTCGGCTTCGACCCTCTCTACATGGCCTGCGAGGGGTGCGCCGCCCTTGCGGTGGCCCCTTCCGATGCCGACGAGGCCCTGCGGATCCTCAGGCAGTCCCCTCTCTGCGCGGACGCCGCCGTCATCGGCCGAGTCTCCTCCGCCGAGCCGAAGGGGATGGTCTCCATGAAGACCTCCATCGGGGGAGAACGGCTGGTGGATATGCCCTGGGGGGAGATTCTTCCGAGGATCTGCTGA
- the recG gene encoding ATP-dependent DNA helicase RecG, translated as MNAPVRSLSDPVRFVKGVGPAREALLARLGIRSAGDLLFLFPARYEDRRNLAPLSSLRGGETVSVAARVAAFERRKTARKGLSVITALISDGMTMARAVWFNRVGLEKVLLPGVRVLFFGRVDVRGGAVQLTNPDFEILDEDGDEEKSLAIVPVYPTTAGLSQKALRRMTGSALEDFLPSLGEFLPDDLRSRLRLPGVAESVRQLHYPESREKWKAARNRLAFDEFFLLQTGLAVRRSLAGDTASPAPSLPPGRLVAECLENRLPFTLTDGQKKAVEDIFADMARVVPMNRLLQGDVGSGKTVVALLGLLAAMDGGCQGAFLAPTEILARQHYLRLAPMIEALGGRCALLTGSLPAREKAEIQKGLESGEISVAIGTHALLSEKTAFARMGIAIVDEQHRFGVLQKHAFRSKGESPHVLVMTATPIPRTLTLTVYGDLAVSVINELPPGRKPVETRAVPPKKIPGLLSFLGERMKAGERVYWICPLIEESETLDLAAAEARFAELRERFSPLGAGLLHGRLPNGEKENVMDGFQRGDISLLVSTTVVEVGVDVPEATIMVVEDAVRFGLSQLHQLRGRVGRGTGESWCFLICSPSSQEARERIGAFCATSDGFAIAEADLRLRGPGEVCGVRQSGVTDFRVADLIRDRDILETARREAFSLVAKDPGLLSCPELKDRLYTTLGRSLNLVETA; from the coding sequence GTGAACGCTCCTGTCCGCAGTCTTTCCGACCCCGTCCGGTTTGTGAAGGGAGTGGGCCCCGCCCGGGAGGCGCTGCTTGCACGGCTCGGGATCCGCTCCGCCGGGGATCTCCTCTTCCTCTTTCCTGCCCGGTACGAGGACAGGCGGAACCTCGCCCCCCTTTCGTCCCTCCGTGGCGGCGAGACCGTGTCGGTGGCAGCGCGGGTGGCGGCCTTCGAACGGCGGAAAACTGCCCGGAAAGGACTTTCCGTCATCACCGCCCTCATCTCCGACGGCATGACCATGGCCAGGGCCGTGTGGTTCAACAGGGTGGGTCTTGAAAAGGTGCTCCTTCCGGGAGTACGGGTCCTTTTCTTCGGCCGGGTCGACGTACGGGGGGGGGCGGTCCAGCTCACGAACCCCGACTTCGAGATCCTGGACGAAGACGGGGACGAAGAAAAATCCCTCGCCATCGTTCCCGTCTACCCCACCACCGCAGGGCTCTCCCAGAAGGCCCTGCGGAGAATGACCGGCTCGGCCCTGGAAGATTTCCTTCCCTCCCTCGGGGAATTCCTTCCCGACGACCTCCGTTCCCGGCTCCGACTGCCCGGCGTGGCAGAATCGGTCCGGCAGCTTCACTATCCCGAATCCCGGGAGAAATGGAAGGCCGCCCGGAACCGGCTTGCCTTCGATGAATTCTTCCTCCTCCAGACGGGACTGGCCGTTCGCCGCAGCCTTGCCGGGGACACGGCTTCTCCGGCTCCCTCCCTCCCTCCCGGGAGGCTTGTGGCGGAATGCCTCGAAAACAGGCTTCCCTTCACCCTCACGGACGGGCAGAAAAAAGCGGTGGAGGACATCTTCGCCGACATGGCGCGGGTCGTACCCATGAACCGCCTGCTCCAGGGGGACGTGGGCTCGGGCAAGACGGTGGTGGCCCTCCTGGGCCTTCTGGCGGCCATGGACGGAGGATGCCAGGGGGCATTTCTCGCCCCCACGGAAATCCTCGCCCGGCAGCACTACCTCCGCCTCGCCCCCATGATCGAAGCCCTCGGCGGCAGATGCGCCCTCCTCACCGGCTCCCTCCCGGCCAGGGAGAAAGCTGAAATCCAAAAAGGCCTGGAATCGGGAGAAATTTCCGTGGCCATAGGGACCCACGCCCTGCTCTCCGAAAAAACGGCCTTTGCCAGGATGGGCATTGCCATCGTGGACGAGCAGCACCGGTTCGGCGTCCTGCAGAAGCATGCCTTCCGGTCCAAGGGCGAGAGCCCCCATGTCCTCGTCATGACGGCCACCCCCATTCCCCGGACGCTTACCCTTACGGTCTACGGCGACCTTGCCGTCTCCGTCATCAACGAGCTGCCACCGGGAAGGAAACCCGTGGAGACCAGGGCGGTCCCTCCGAAGAAGATCCCGGGACTCCTCTCCTTCCTCGGGGAACGGATGAAAGCCGGTGAACGGGTCTACTGGATCTGCCCCCTCATTGAGGAAAGCGAAACCCTTGATCTGGCGGCGGCTGAGGCACGGTTCGCCGAGCTCCGGGAGCGTTTTTCGCCCCTGGGGGCCGGTCTGCTCCACGGCCGCCTTCCCAACGGTGAGAAGGAAAATGTCATGGACGGCTTCCAGCGGGGGGACATTTCCCTCCTCGTATCAACCACCGTCGTGGAGGTGGGAGTGGACGTGCCCGAGGCCACCATCATGGTGGTGGAGGATGCCGTCCGGTTCGGCCTGTCCCAGCTCCACCAGCTTCGGGGAAGGGTGGGGCGGGGAACCGGTGAATCCTGGTGCTTCCTGATATGCTCCCCCTCCTCGCAGGAGGCGAGGGAACGGATCGGGGCGTTCTGCGCCACCTCCGACGGATTCGCCATCGCCGAGGCGGACCTCCGGCTCAGGGGGCCCGGGGAAGTGTGCGGCGTCCGACAGTCGGGAGTCACGGACTTCCGCGTGGCGGACCTGATCAGGGACAGGGATATTCTTGAAACCGCGAGAAGGGAAGCCTTCAGCCTCGTGGCGAAGGACCCGGGACTCCTGTCGTGCCCGGAGCTGAAGGACCGGCTGTACACCACTCTGGGGAGGTCGCTGAACCTTGTGGAAACGGCGTGA
- a CDS encoding NAD(P)-dependent oxidoreductase: MKVVFWGKEFFRLKDSLDGAFSGHDILVADPADDRGALGDAEMLVVRPVTVDDALLSRAPALKLVQQWGAGAEGIDLDACSRRGIFACNVPSIGTGNAEGVAEVAFLHMLILAKRFFRAREKLLEGKVYTPPGMALWGKKACVIGLGNVGRSITVRMKAFGMKVTGVNRTLPADHARWGIDTFVTLTDAEKAVKGAKFVVTALALTPETENIVGEPLFRAMDRDAFFINVARGGIVSRQALERALEEEWIAGAGLDVLWEEPHRTDDPFLAHPKVVVTPHIGGVNDASLEGVLRFIAGNAALLAEGKRPMSCLNESGTGRKKS; this comes from the coding sequence ATGAAGGTTGTGTTTTGGGGAAAGGAATTTTTCCGCCTGAAGGACTCCCTTGACGGTGCCTTCTCAGGTCATGACATTCTCGTCGCCGATCCTGCGGACGACCGGGGAGCCCTGGGGGATGCGGAAATGCTCGTCGTCAGGCCCGTGACGGTGGACGATGCCCTTCTCTCCCGGGCCCCCGCCCTGAAGCTCGTCCAGCAGTGGGGGGCCGGGGCCGAGGGGATCGACCTCGACGCCTGTTCCCGCAGGGGAATCTTCGCCTGCAATGTTCCCTCCATCGGAACGGGGAACGCCGAGGGAGTCGCCGAGGTGGCGTTCCTCCACATGCTGATTCTGGCCAAACGATTTTTCCGTGCCAGGGAGAAGCTTCTCGAAGGAAAGGTCTACACTCCTCCGGGAATGGCCCTGTGGGGGAAAAAGGCCTGCGTCATAGGCCTCGGCAACGTGGGACGGTCCATCACGGTGAGGATGAAGGCTTTCGGTATGAAGGTGACCGGGGTTAACCGCACCCTTCCGGCGGACCATGCCCGCTGGGGAATCGATACCTTCGTTACTCTCACCGATGCCGAAAAGGCGGTGAAGGGGGCGAAATTCGTCGTGACGGCCCTTGCCCTCACCCCGGAGACGGAAAATATCGTGGGCGAGCCCCTTTTTCGGGCCATGGACAGGGATGCCTTCTTCATCAACGTGGCCAGGGGCGGCATAGTGAGCCGGCAAGCCCTGGAACGTGCCCTGGAGGAGGAATGGATCGCCGGCGCCGGGCTCGATGTCCTCTGGGAGGAGCCCCACCGGACGGACGATCCTTTCCTCGCCCATCCGAAGGTGGTGGTGACCCCCCACATCGGCGGTGTGAACGACGCCTCCCTCGAGGGAGTCCTCAGGTTCATTGCAGGCAATGCGGCGCTCCTTGCGGAGGGAAAGAGACCCATGTCGTGTCTCAACGAAAGCGGGACGGGGCGGAAGAAGTCTTGA
- a CDS encoding regulatory protein RecX has protein sequence MWKRRDRDLPAGEKTAGSADLERYLLNLLSRGILPAAKVREKLAARGASPEEADGLILRFEEGGFIDDRAYAVLFADSRPDWGPIRLRDELRRRGVSSSFIREALEDIDEEARAKALAEELASRGLEAEKIIGRLLRRGFSFSVCRKVTERACEGEG, from the coding sequence TTGTGGAAACGGCGTGACAGGGATCTCCCGGCAGGGGAGAAAACGGCCGGCTCCGCCGACCTGGAACGGTATCTTCTGAACCTCCTCTCCAGGGGGATACTTCCCGCTGCGAAGGTCAGGGAAAAGCTCGCAGCCCGGGGAGCGTCCCCTGAAGAAGCCGACGGGCTCATCCTCCGCTTCGAGGAGGGGGGCTTCATCGACGACAGGGCCTATGCCGTCCTGTTCGCCGATTCCCGCCCGGACTGGGGACCCATCCGCCTGAGGGACGAACTGAGGAGGAGAGGCGTATCCTCCTCCTTCATCCGCGAGGCCCTCGAGGACATTGACGAGGAGGCAAGGGCGAAAGCCCTTGCGGAGGAACTGGCTTCAAGGGGGCTGGAGGCGGAGAAGATCATCGGGCGCCTTCTCCGGCGCGGTTTTTCCTTCTCCGTCTGCAGAAAGGTAACGGAAAGGGCTTGTGAGGGTGAAGGCTGA
- the rny gene encoding ribonuclease Y, with translation MVAIVVGIAAGTGAGFLLSKTLGARNLESAKAQARNILREAQVAAEQSKREKLTEAKEEIFRLRQEIEREGKERRNELQRAERRLEQKEENLDRKLDRVAHREEELKGRQEELEARLLEVEETKRKQMERLEEIAGMTRETARDILLRQTEEDAQHILGLRLKELEEKAKREAERKAREIIVTAVQRCAVEHTSEAAVSVVHLPSDEMKGRIIGREGRNIRTFETLAGVDLIVDDTPEAVTLSSFDPVRREIARLSLERLVTDGRIHPARIEELIEKATRDVEEQIVEAGESALLETGIKNMHSELVHTLGQLKFRFSYGQNALQHSLEVAYISGMIAAELGIDEEIARRAGLLHDLGKAVDHQIEGPHALIGADLARRYNETPEIVNAIASHHEDQEAKSIYDVIVAAADAVSASRPGARRESLDAYVKRLEKLEELAKGFNGVSKAYAIQAGREVRVVVSPNISDDGVVHKIAFDIARKIEEEMKYPGQIKVTVTRETRATEYAK, from the coding sequence ATGGTCGCAATTGTCGTGGGAATTGCCGCCGGAACAGGGGCGGGATTCCTTCTTTCCAAAACCCTCGGGGCGCGAAACCTTGAAAGCGCAAAAGCCCAGGCCAGGAATATCCTGAGAGAGGCCCAGGTGGCAGCGGAACAGAGCAAGCGGGAAAAGCTCACCGAGGCCAAGGAAGAGATCTTCAGGCTCCGCCAGGAGATCGAGAGGGAAGGCAAGGAACGCCGCAACGAACTCCAGAGGGCAGAGCGGCGGCTGGAACAGAAGGAAGAGAACCTTGACCGCAAGCTCGACCGGGTAGCCCACCGGGAGGAAGAGCTCAAAGGAAGGCAGGAGGAGCTGGAAGCCCGCCTGCTCGAAGTCGAGGAGACGAAGCGGAAGCAGATGGAACGCCTCGAGGAAATCGCCGGGATGACCAGGGAAACTGCCCGGGATATCCTTCTCAGGCAGACCGAGGAAGACGCCCAGCACATTCTCGGACTCAGGCTCAAGGAGCTTGAGGAGAAGGCAAAGCGGGAGGCCGAGAGAAAGGCCAGGGAAATCATCGTCACTGCCGTGCAGCGCTGCGCCGTGGAACATACTTCCGAGGCGGCTGTGAGCGTCGTCCATCTTCCCTCCGACGAAATGAAGGGAAGAATCATCGGCAGGGAAGGACGGAACATCAGGACCTTTGAAACCCTCGCCGGCGTTGACCTCATCGTGGACGACACCCCCGAGGCGGTGACCCTCAGCAGCTTCGACCCCGTCCGCAGGGAAATCGCCCGGCTCTCCCTCGAGCGTCTCGTGACCGACGGCAGGATTCACCCTGCCCGCATTGAGGAACTCATCGAAAAGGCCACCAGGGACGTGGAAGAACAGATTGTGGAAGCAGGCGAGAGCGCCCTGCTCGAAACGGGAATCAAGAACATGCATTCCGAGCTCGTCCACACCCTCGGACAGCTCAAGTTCCGGTTCAGCTACGGACAGAATGCTCTCCAGCACAGCCTCGAGGTTGCCTACATTTCCGGCATGATCGCCGCTGAGCTGGGGATTGACGAGGAAATTGCCCGCCGCGCCGGACTTCTGCACGACCTCGGCAAGGCGGTGGATCATCAGATTGAGGGGCCCCATGCCCTCATAGGGGCGGACCTCGCCAGACGGTACAACGAAACGCCCGAAATAGTGAACGCAATCGCTTCCCACCACGAAGACCAGGAGGCGAAGAGCATCTACGACGTCATCGTGGCCGCCGCAGACGCGGTCAGCGCCTCCCGCCCCGGAGCCCGCAGGGAAAGCCTCGACGCTTACGTCAAGCGCCTTGAAAAGCTCGAGGAGCTGGCCAAGGGGTTCAACGGCGTGAGCAAGGCTTATGCCATTCAGGCGGGCAGGGAGGTCCGGGTGGTGGTGTCCCCGAACATATCCGACGACGGCGTGGTCCACAAGATAGCCTTCGACATCGCCCGGAAGATCGAGGAGGAAATGAAGTATCCCGGCCAGATCAAGGTCACCGTCACGCGGGAGACCAGGGCCACGGAATACGCGAAATAG
- a CDS encoding TIGR00282 family metallophosphoesterase — MRILFIGDIMGSPGRKAVAAVLPLLRERCGGFDFVIANCENAAAGKGITKKIADELFGLGIDGMTSGNHIWDKPEGVAVLEAEPRIVRPANYPDECPGQGMTVLEKNGRRLAMANLQGRVFMPPIDCPFRKADVLLAAAGQIPLFLDFHAEATSEKKALAHYLDGRAAVVIGTHTHVQTADEEILPGGTACITDAGMTGGHRSSIGMKMEGVLPKFLTGMPSRFEVSGEGLALNGVAVTLDDETGRAVDILRINEKLSH; from the coding sequence ATGAGGATACTCTTCATCGGAGACATCATGGGAAGCCCCGGGCGCAAAGCGGTTGCCGCGGTGCTTCCCCTCCTCCGGGAGCGGTGCGGCGGTTTTGACTTCGTTATCGCCAACTGCGAGAACGCCGCCGCCGGGAAGGGAATCACCAAAAAAATCGCCGACGAACTCTTCGGCCTCGGAATCGACGGCATGACATCGGGCAACCACATTTGGGACAAGCCCGAAGGGGTTGCCGTCCTGGAGGCGGAGCCCCGGATCGTCCGCCCGGCGAACTACCCGGACGAATGCCCCGGACAGGGAATGACGGTGCTGGAGAAAAACGGCAGGCGCCTCGCCATGGCCAACCTCCAGGGAAGGGTTTTCATGCCCCCCATCGACTGCCCCTTCAGGAAGGCGGACGTTCTTCTCGCCGCTGCGGGGCAGATTCCCCTTTTTCTCGATTTTCACGCCGAGGCCACATCGGAAAAAAAGGCGCTGGCCCATTATCTCGACGGCCGGGCCGCTGTGGTGATCGGAACCCACACCCATGTGCAGACCGCCGACGAAGAAATTCTTCCCGGAGGAACGGCCTGCATTACTGATGCGGGAATGACGGGAGGGCACAGAAGCTCCATCGGAATGAAGATGGAAGGCGTGCTCCCGAAGTTTCTCACCGGCATGCCTTCCAGGTTCGAAGTTTCGGGAGAAGGGCTGGCCCTCAACGGGGTGGCCGTAACCCTGGACGACGAGACGGGACGGGCTGTGGACATCCTCAGAATCAACGAAAAATTATCTCACTAA
- the sepF gene encoding cell division protein SepF — protein sequence MLERLMALLGLVDPGGEYDDDGEEDLRPDLEEREERVIRPAAGEADLIILRGPSGPDRKEELAEALRKGKMLLVDLRGMEREPGQSLLDFLCGVAFANRGTVLRVAGGIFLASPRKTMIEEWEDENGA from the coding sequence ATGCTTGAAAGGCTGATGGCGCTCCTGGGACTGGTGGATCCCGGCGGAGAGTACGATGACGACGGGGAAGAGGATCTTCGCCCGGACCTGGAGGAGCGGGAGGAGCGGGTGATCCGCCCCGCTGCGGGAGAGGCGGACCTCATCATCCTCCGGGGCCCGTCCGGGCCGGACAGAAAGGAAGAACTCGCGGAGGCCCTCAGAAAGGGTAAAATGCTCCTCGTGGACCTGCGGGGGATGGAGCGTGAACCCGGCCAGAGCCTCCTTGACTTTCTCTGCGGGGTCGCCTTCGCGAACAGGGGGACGGTGCTCAGGGTAGCGGGAGGAATTTTTCTCGCTTCGCCGAGAAAAACCATGATAGAGGAATGGGAGGACGAAAACGGTGCCTGA
- the queD gene encoding 6-carboxytetrahydropterin synthase QueD — protein MLLRKEFIFDAAHNLVEYHGKCERLHGHTYRLAVVLKGSPDREGMIADFCEVSSLVKERVISRLDHAYLNDILPQPTAEYIARWVWEQVAEPLRRPNCRLWEVEVWETATSCAVLTAEDMDHA, from the coding sequence ATGCTGCTCCGGAAGGAATTCATCTTCGACGCCGCCCACAACCTGGTGGAATATCACGGAAAGTGCGAGCGGCTTCATGGACATACATACAGGCTGGCAGTGGTACTGAAGGGCTCGCCCGACAGGGAGGGAATGATCGCTGATTTCTGCGAGGTTTCCTCCCTTGTGAAGGAGAGGGTCATCTCCAGGCTCGATCATGCCTACCTGAACGACATTCTTCCCCAGCCCACGGCGGAGTACATCGCCCGGTGGGTCTGGGAGCAGGTGGCGGAACCCCTTCGCCGCCCGAACTGCAGGCTCTGGGAAGTGGAGGTCTGGGAGACCGCCACGAGCTGCGCGGTGCTCACAGCCGAGGACATGGACCATGCGTGA
- a CDS encoding YggS family pyridoxal phosphate-dependent enzyme, translated as MVTSIRDNLESVRDDIRKAAALCGRREEEILLVAVTKTRPVEDVAEAVRCGVTAVGENRVQELLEKRALWPGGVEPQWRLIGHLQRNKVRKALSVASTVDSVDSPELAAALSRIAAEEGRILPVLLEVNTSGEASKHGVAPGEAEALLHHILRNCPSLRPEGFMTIGPLTGGETDVRRAFALLRTICDSARGSTGLALPELSMGMSGDFFWAVQEGSTMVRVGSSIFGARR; from the coding sequence ATGGTAACTTCTATTCGGGACAACCTGGAATCGGTCCGGGACGACATTCGAAAGGCCGCTGCCCTGTGCGGCAGGCGGGAGGAGGAGATTCTTCTCGTTGCCGTGACGAAGACACGTCCGGTGGAGGATGTGGCGGAAGCGGTACGCTGCGGCGTGACGGCCGTGGGGGAGAACAGGGTCCAGGAACTGCTGGAGAAGCGGGCCCTCTGGCCAGGGGGCGTCGAACCGCAGTGGCGGCTCATCGGCCACCTCCAGCGGAACAAAGTCCGGAAGGCTCTTTCCGTTGCCTCCACAGTGGACTCGGTGGACTCCCCGGAACTGGCCGCCGCCCTCTCGAGGATCGCCGCGGAGGAAGGCAGAATCCTTCCCGTGCTTCTCGAGGTGAACACGTCCGGTGAAGCCTCCAAGCACGGGGTTGCCCCGGGGGAAGCGGAAGCCCTGCTTCACCATATTCTCCGGAACTGTCCTTCTCTCCGTCCGGAAGGCTTCATGACCATCGGGCCCCTCACCGGGGGAGAAACGGATGTGCGGAGGGCCTTCGCCCTTCTCCGGACCATCTGCGATTCTGCGCGCGGCAGCACGGGGCTGGCTCTTCCGGAACTTTCCATGGGAATGAGCGGCGATTTCTTCTGGGCGGTGCAGGAAGGAAGCACCATGGTGCGTGTCGGTTCGTCCATATTCGGTGCGCGCCGGTGA